A window of Eubalaena glacialis isolate mEubGla1 chromosome 11, mEubGla1.1.hap2.+ XY, whole genome shotgun sequence genomic DNA:
GGGAGGACGCTGAGTGCCCCGGGGCGGGGCCGGGACCCTCAGTCCCTATGGAGCTGCGTCCTCCTCCCGGCAGGGCTTGCCCACTTACCGGGGCACAGCCCAGATCCAGCCCCCCGCCCCTCACCGGCCCCCACCGCAGAGTGGGCATCTTGCCGCCCCAGGACTGGGCACCGCTGAACCGGGGTTGGGGGGAGCGGTGGGCGCAGCTCTCGGTCACCCTGACGCAGGGTCACACTCAGCCGGCTGTAGGGCCCAGCCCACCCCGTGCCCCTGCCCCAGGCCGGCAGGGCCGCAGTGCCAGGCTTGAGGCTGGTCCCCCCGGCAGGCGGCAGCCCCTGTGCAGACCCGGGGCAAGTCCCAAGTGTGGTGTCCGTTCCCGGACTCCCGCCCTCCTCCCTCGGTCCCGGGTGGCAGAAGCCTGGCTGTGCAGGAGGGCGACCAGGGGCCCACCGGGAGCCGGGACAGGGCACTAACCCCCACCAAGGCAGGGAAGCTGGAGGCACTGGGGCACGCAGAAGCATGCCCTCCCCGGAAGGGCAAACCCCCGCCTGACCCAGCTGACCACACCCCCGGGGGAGGCCCGGTGGAGCATCTCCAAACCTCCCACCTCCAACTCCTGCGGTGGCTCCCCAGCGGGCCTTTCAACCGCCCACAGCAGGACGACGGCCACCCCAAGATGCCCGCGGCCAAAGCCAGCTCCAAAGGTGCTCTCATCTGCCACTCAGTGCCCGGCGAGTCGCCCGCCGCACTAAACGCACACGTGCTCtatggtgtgtgtttgtgtcccgAAGGGCACAGGTTGAAACCCTAGCCCTGATGTGGTGGCGGCCATTGGGtcttgagggtggggccctcacgAAGTGGACAGGTGTTCTTCAGAGGCCACAGggagctccctggtggtccagtggttaggattcagcactttcactgccgagggcccgggttcagtccctggtgggggaacggagatcccacaagctgcgcggcgTGGCCGGGGGTCAGGGGTCCCAGAAAAACCCCTGCCCCTTCCACCACGCGAAGACACAGCGAGAAGACAGCCACCGGCCACCCGTAAGAGGACCCTCCCCCGTCGGAGCCggcaccctgacctcagacttccaggTTCCACaaccgtgagaaataaacttccgttgtttataagctacccttCAGCTCTCGACGTGACTGGCCAGGGTGCCGGGCACtctgcagggggaggggtggctcCCGTGCAGCTGCCTGGACTGGGGGCAGAGCCGCCGCCCCTCAGAGTGGCCTCAAGGCCACACTGTCCCTCTCAGACACCCTGCAGGCTGGGACTCAGCTCAAGGCCCGTCACACATCCTCTGCCACAGGTAAGGGTGGGCACAGCCATGAACGGAGGCGGAGGAAGGGGGGGATTCCATCGCTCTCCCGCGCAGCACACACACCCGCCTCCCCACACGTGGCCAGTGCCGTGGAGCCCCCGAGACGGCCCACCCAGGCTCCACCCCACTGGAAGCCATCAGAATCCACACCCCGGACAGAGTTTTTATTGGGTACTGCCCCTGCAGCCCAGCCATCCCCCTCCACAGGTCCCCTTTTAGGGGGTGCGAAAGAGGAACTCCACCCATGGGGCACTTGGGACAGACCCGCCGGCCAGCGAGCAGACAGGACGGGCTCTCCCTGGCTCTGAAGCGGCCCGGAAGCTTGGCCGGCCGGGCCAGGACTGGGGCGGCAGGTGCACGCAGCAGTGGCCGAGCCCCCGGCGGCCCTGCCCCTGGCTCCGCTCCTCCACGTCTCCTCCCGTGAGCTCCACAGCAGCCGCTCGGCCTCTGTCAGAGCGTGGGCCCCCGGCCCGGGCTGTCACCCCGGCCGCTGCCGGAGCCCTCCACGGCCATATTGGGTCTGCTCCTGCCCTTCTGGAGTGTGTAGGCGGATGGCCCCAGGCGCAGGATCTTCCCACTGCCCAGGCACTCGCCCCCTTTGTAGAACACAGCGAACTGCAGAGGAGAGAGGCCGTGTCACCTGCAGTGCGACCCGGCATCCGGGTGCCCACAGTGCAGCCAGGAGCCCggacctggggctggggaggggcaatgctctgcctctccctcttccgTCCTTGTCCCCGGGGCCCAGACCAGAGGCGGGCCCGGGCAGGGCAGCCGGCGCTCCCACTAGCCGCGCAAGAGCCAGGCCTCACGGTTGCAGGGCTGGCTGTGCACCCACCCTCGCGGGCTGTGTGAGCCGAGCACCGCAGCCCCTCTGCCCCTCACTGCCCCCGGAGACCAGCTGCTCTGCTCGGGAGGAAGTGCCGTCCTTCCAGAGCACGAAGCCTGCTCCTCCGCGCGGCCGAGCAGGTGCTGAGGAGGGCCGGGTTCCAGGGCAAAAGCAGGCGCAGACTTGGGGCTGAGGCCCCAACCCGCCTGCCAGCCGGCGTACCCCCACTCACCTGTCCCAGGGCGAGAGCCCGCACGGCCTTCACGGCCGTCACCCACACAGTGCCGTCTTGATTGAGGGTCAGCACGCAGGGCACTGGGGGAAGAGAAGGACCCTTGGAGGGGGCGCTGGCCTTGCCCCGTGTGCTCAGCCCCAGGCCTTGGGCCCCCGGGGAGGAAGGAGCAGGCAGCGAGGACAAAGGAAGCTCGGGGCGACAGCCAGAGGGGCTCAGCGCCGCCCGGGCCCCGGGGCAGCGCACACACTACCTGCCGGCCGGCCTGCCAGTGGGACCCTCAATCCCACCCGCCCCGGCAACCTGCCCTCTTCCAGAGACCGACCCTGTGTCACGGACAAAGGAGGCTGAGCTGGCCTCTGCGCCCCCCAGGCTGTCTCTGCGTAGGCAGAGGGCAAGGAGGCCTGCACGTTATACAATCTGAACAGTGGGGGCCCCGGCCCAGGTCGAATCGCCTGTCCTAACTCTGGCCTCGCCCGGGGATCCCCGCTCAGTCACCTAGCGCCATCTGGTGGCGGAACCGGAAGTGGCACTCCATCATCTTGTCGCGGACCAGGGCTGCGGGCGGCTCCTCCGCCACCCAGTGCACGCGGCCGGTCCGCAGCAGGTCCCTGTACAGGGCTGGGTGGTCTGTCCGGGGGGCCTGCAGAGCGGAACGCGAGGACGTGACACCCTGGAGCCCTCAGCGGAGGGTCCTGCCCCAAAGCCCCCTCGCTGCACTTCATTAATAATGATCATAACAGTAAACACTCACTGAAATCCACGCTGACACGTGGAAATTCATGCGCTTATCTCTCGAGCCTTTCtaccccactttgcagatgaggaaactgaggcacgagaGGGAAAGTCACTCATCACGGTCACGCTCAGCAAACAGCAGAGGAGCGTGCGATCCGACCCCATGACCTCTCCTCCTGGAAGTTCACCCTGCCCCTGCCACAACCCGGCGGCCCAGCACCAGAGGCACACGGGGCAGCCACGTCACCACAGGGATCCCACCAAGCCCCACATGGCTGGGGACAGGGCTCCCGGCGCCTCCATGCACCTGGCCTCCTAGGACTTAGCAGGCCTCCCCTGAGGCAGGACCAAGGGCATCAAGTCCGGGGCCCTTGGGCTCTAAGTAGATAAGGAGACCCACACAGGGGACAAGTGTCGGTGGATGTCCCTTCTCAAAGCAAAAGAGACAGCTAAACTTTACACTTAAGTCCCTTTAACTCATGCTGGACCAGAATCACCGTCCAGGCCCTTGCGCCCAGGGCTCTTCTGGGCGGTGATGTCTCAGAGGCCTGCTGGCCCCTCTGCCCGCGTCTAAGGGAGGGTCCCCCAGCTCTGGGACAGAGCGCGCTCAGAGCCAGGATGCTCAACCTCGGCACTGCTGAGATTTGGGGCCGGATCACTGTGTAGGGGATGGGGCTCCCTGGCTTCACCCACTAGACACCAGCAGCACCtggtcccctcctccctcccccatgccGTGACACTGAAAATGTCCCCAGACCCTGCCAAATGTcccagggaggggagcagggcaAACATGCCCCCTTTGTGAAGTCCTGCTCTAGAGCCTGAGGACACAGTCCCGGGTCCCAGTGGCCCAGAGCCCCGCTGCGGCAGACGGCCTAGGTTGGTCCCGGCTCTGCACCCCATCTGTTCCACAGTGAGTCGCTGGAGCCCTCTGTGTGCAGGCCCAGTCTGGGGCACTGAGCCACCTCTTCTCCAAGGGACCTTCCCACGTTAACTTAATCTTTGAGTCTTGTAAAATCGGAGGAATACATCTATTTACAGGGACTGATGTGATGATTAATAATGTGACCTGCATACAATAAGAGCCTAGTAAGTACCTTAAACAAAACCCTTCTGGTACCTAGGGCCAATCCCGGGAGGATGCAGAGGAAAGGCGAGGACGCTCCCGATCGCAGCTGCCCTGCAGATCCCCCACCCTGCCTGGCTCAGCACCGTGGGCTCTGCCATGACCAGGCCTCCGTCACCTCACCCGCCCAACTCACCACGAGCACGTCGCCCCTGGCGCCGTCCTTCTCCACCACGTACCAGGGCTCCCGTAAGCCACCTATGTTGGCTCTCTGGCCCAAAGTATACAGGAACCAACCTGTGGAAACAGTTTCTCAGTGAGGTGGGAGGGGCCCCGTCTCAAACGTCCCACCCTCAGGacggggaggaggctgggaggcagCAGGCAGGAGGCTCCCTCTGCAGACCCCCCGGGCAGCCTGGCTTAGGCTGTACCTCCCACCCCGCGAGGGGCCGTTCCAGCTGTGCGGCCCCCGACCCACCAGGAGCAGGGACCGCTCCTTTAGAACGTGGGCCAAGTGCCCCGCCTGAAGCCACGAGCCCCTCTTGCGGAGCCTCTGTGCACTAACCGCCTCGGGGCCAGGACACCCGGCTGCCCCGGTTTCTCTGtgcaccctcccccccaccacaaACACCACAAGGCCAGCCGGCTAGGCCacgcctcccccagcccccagccccgagCTCGGGCGCTCCACTTCTGCAAGCCGGCAACGGAGCTGGGCTCCCCTGCGTGCCCTGGCAGCCTCCTGCCG
This region includes:
- the TRMU gene encoding mitochondrial tRNA-specific 2-thiouridylase 1 isoform X3: MLWIILEQMQSLRVTMQERPWKMKRSSSRSALRGRKGFSEIDLKLEMVSQDALRRTLFPLGGLTKDFVKKIAAENSLRHVLQKKESMGICFVGKRNFENFILQYLQPRPGKFISIEDNKVLGTHKGWFLYTLGQRANIGGLREPWYVVEKDGARGDVLVAPRTDHPALYRDLLRTGRVHWVAEEPPAALVRDKMMECHFRFRHQMALVPCVLTLNQDGTVWVTAVKAVRALALGQFAVFYKGGECLGSGKILRLGPSAYTLQKGRSRPNMAVEGSGSGRGDSPGRGPTL